Part of the Microcebus murinus isolate Inina chromosome 19, M.murinus_Inina_mat1.0, whole genome shotgun sequence genome, aCCACGGTGGCACTCAAATAGTTGTggattttggattagggatgttcaacctgtattaAGTATCCATAGAACAAGACCTAGCTTGGCCTAAAAGTCTCTACCTGCCTCCCCCCTAGGGCAGGATGGTGGTGAGGAAGGCAGGTTCTGAGGATTCTGTTCTCATCTGGCCAGGCATAGGAGACACCTTGTTTTACTGCTCTCAGGCCCAGGACATGTGGTAGTGGGTGAGGGGGGAGTGGTGAAAAAACACACCCTAGGACTGAAAGCTGTTAAGGATATACTCGTGGCCCAAGATACTGCCACATGCAGGCAACTGGCCTAAAGTGTACCCATCCTCACCCAGCTCTACCTCATGAGCTTCATGTCCAAAGGTTCAAACTGGGCGGGTGGTTGCCGACTGTGCTGGTGCACATAGGTGATGTGCTGGGCCAACCTGAAAAAGGGGAGGCAAGGAACACTCTTTAGGGCTACACACCCCATGCCCCAACTCTAAATATCCCTCCCTTTTACAGCGTGGCAGGGACAAACTTTCTCGGGAAATCCTCATCAGCATTTCAGCCTCGATCTACCATTTTCCTAACCATGGACCAGCCCCTGCCAGCAGAGAATATGACTGATTTTCTAATTTCACCTCCCTCCCTACAGATCATTAGAAAGGCATGTCTCTTTGGGTGCTGAGCTGCATTCACCGTAGGTCATTGTCTCGGTCAGGCCGGTCCTGGATCAGCCACAGGAGGTCAAATCGGGAAAGCAGCGCAGCAGGAAGCTGTATGTTCTGCTCCAGGCTGCGGCGGGGGTTATAGCGCCCGTAGGCAGGGTTGGCAGCAGCCAGGATGGAACAGCGAGCATTGAGTGTGGTGAGAATGCCCGCCTTGGCGATGGAGATGGTCTGCTGCTCCATGACCTCGTGGATGGCTGTGCGGTCAGCCTCAGCCATCTTGTCAAACTCATCGATGCAGCATACACCTTGGTCAGCCAGCACGAGGGCCCCGCCCTCTAAGGTCAGTTCTCCACTCACGGAGTCTCTCAGCACAGCTGCTGTAAGCCCCACTCCTGAGGAGCCACGTCCTGTTGTGTATTGGCCTAGAAGAGAAGAATAAGCAGATGTGCTGAGAGAGgaacaaggaaggaaaggagtATAGGGCAAGAATTCAAAGACAAGGCCAGTGAGGTAAGGCCTATACTAAACTGTTCTGCCTTCTCAGCCTTTCCCGAGATGGCTAAAGATCTGTGGGGTGCTGGTGTTGGCAACACCTCCCTTCCCATACCATCAACCCTTTCTAATAGCTACTTCCCCCGCCCCTTTGAACAAACAACACTGTGGTCCTATCCCACCCAAGGTATGATTACTCACTGCGAGGGGCCAGGCGATCGATGTAAGACAGGAGCTGAGACTTGGCCACACCAGGGTCCCCCATCAGGCAGATGTTGATGTTgcctggaggaagggaaggaagccccTGAATAACTATTCTCTAAAGCAagttgtccaaaaaaaaaaaaaaacttggaagtctgcctcccctcccacaccccacacTACTACTCCTAAGTTCTCCCTGTGCCCATGAAGGCAAGAGCCACTCTCATTCTGACCTATAGGGATACTCGCCCACAGCATCCTTTTTCCTTCTAAACGACTTCACCCACCCCAtgtttctccctcctttcttcttacCCCTGATTTTCATGCCTCGAGGAGACTGGTCCACACCTCCCACTAGCAGGAGTAACAGTGCCTTCTTCACATCTTCATGCCCATATATCTCTGGGGCAATAGAAGCTGCCAGCTTTTCATAGAAATCCTCCTCTGCAGAGAAGTTAAGATTAGAGTATTTTCTGGGGCGAAAAGGGCTGGGATGAAAATCAAATTCCCAGCCTTCCCCTGGCCCCTCACCTGCAATCTGCCTCAGCTCCTCCTTGCTCAACTCTCCAGCCCCAAACTCATCATCATCACTCTTATTCATCTTCACAATCCTATGGGCTTCCAGGTACGTTTCTGAGAGTAAACCCTTGGGCAAGAAAATGAGATATGGGTGAAATCCCTTTAGCTTGCCCATCACCTGAATCCCTAATGATATGACAAAACCTTTTGTTCTATTTGATATTTTGCTGTGTTAGTTTTCTCCATGGGAGGTAGGGAGATTGAATGGGTGAGGGGAAAGGGGACTCTCTCCTCGTTTCAAACTCTCTTTCTCACCTGTACCACCTGTCGGAACCCAGTGCGCAGGATTGGCAAGAAGATACCAGTGACACTGACATGATCTCCAGGCTGGGCGATCCTTGTGTTCTCTCCTTCTACCAGCACAGTGATGCTGCGAGGGATGTTTCCCACAGGCACTTGGTCACTCTAGGAGAGGGAAGGGCAAGGAGAAAAGAACATAAAGCCCATAAAGATCTGACCTTTCCTCCCTAAACATCCCACTCTAAGACTTCTCAGTCTGCCCAGCCTCAGACCAACCTATGGAAGCAGGGGAGATGAGACCTCCTTTACCTCTTCCCAACTCAAACAGAAAATTTCAGATAACTTCCCCCCTGCATTAGGTGACTTTCCTGCCTCAGCtctcttgttctttcttcctgccACTCTACAAGTGACCATAGGATTCTAGTGGACTCCCTTCTTTACCTGCCCACGACCACGTACCCCAAACTCACATGTTCTTGCATCTTCATCTCCTGGAATTTGATGAATTTGGAACCACGTGTCTGCAGATACAGCCGCCCTCCCGAGCGGTTGGTTTGGCACTCCTGGCTTGGGCACATGATCAGAGGCATGAAAGTAGGAGACTGGATCTAGGAATATGAGAAAGCAAGCAACAAAGgcaatcagaaagaaaagaa contains:
- the MCM7 gene encoding DNA replication licensing factor MCM7 isoform X2; amino-acid sequence: MMEQRSRDPGAVRSPQNQYPAELMRRFELYFQGPSSNKPRVIREVRADSVGKLVTVRGIVTRVSEVKPRMVVATYTCDQCGAETYQPIQSPTFMPLIMCPSQECQTNRSGGRLYLQTRGSKFIKFQEMKMQEHSDQVPVGNIPRSITVLVEGENTRIAQPGDHVSVTGIFLPILRTGFRQVVQGLLSETYLEAHRIVKMNKSDDDEFGAGELSKEELRQIAEEDFYEKLAASIAPEIYGHEDVKKALLLLLVGGVDQSPRGMKIRGNINICLMGDPGVAKSQLLSYIDRLAPRSQYTTGRGSSGVGLTAAVLRDSVSGELTLEGGALVLADQGVCCIDEFDKMAEADRTAIHEVMEQQTISIAKAGILTTLNARCSILAAANPAYGRYNPRRSLEQNIQLPAALLSRFDLLWLIQDRPDRDNDLRLAQHITYVHQHSRQPPAQFEPLDMKLMRRYIAMCREKQPTVPESLADYITAAYVEMRREAWASKDATYTSARTLLAILRLSTALARLRMVDTVEKEDVNEAIRLMEMSKDSLLADKGQTARTQRPADVIFATVRELVSGGRSVRFSEAEQRCISRGFTPAQFQAALDEYEELNVWQVNTSKTWITFV
- the MCM7 gene encoding DNA replication licensing factor MCM7 isoform X1 translates to MALKDYALEKEKVKKFLQEFYQDEEFGKKQFKYGNQLVRLAHREQVALYVDLDDVAEDDPELVDSICENAKRYARLFADAVQELLPQYKEREVVNKDVLDVYIEHRLMMEQRSRDPGAVRSPQNQYPAELMRRFELYFQGPSSNKPRVIREVRADSVGKLVTVRGIVTRVSEVKPRMVVATYTCDQCGAETYQPIQSPTFMPLIMCPSQECQTNRSGGRLYLQTRGSKFIKFQEMKMQEHSDQVPVGNIPRSITVLVEGENTRIAQPGDHVSVTGIFLPILRTGFRQVVQGLLSETYLEAHRIVKMNKSDDDEFGAGELSKEELRQIAEEDFYEKLAASIAPEIYGHEDVKKALLLLLVGGVDQSPRGMKIRGNINICLMGDPGVAKSQLLSYIDRLAPRSQYTTGRGSSGVGLTAAVLRDSVSGELTLEGGALVLADQGVCCIDEFDKMAEADRTAIHEVMEQQTISIAKAGILTTLNARCSILAAANPAYGRYNPRRSLEQNIQLPAALLSRFDLLWLIQDRPDRDNDLRLAQHITYVHQHSRQPPAQFEPLDMKLMRRYIAMCREKQPTVPESLADYITAAYVEMRREAWASKDATYTSARTLLAILRLSTALARLRMVDTVEKEDVNEAIRLMEMSKDSLLADKGQTARTQRPADVIFATVRELVSGGRSVRFSEAEQRCISRGFTPAQFQAALDEYEELNVWQVNTSKTWITFV